One Candidatus Krumholzibacteriia bacterium genomic window, ACGCGCGATCACATCGCCCACCTTGATGGTGTCGCCCACGTTGGCGCGGATCTCCGACACCACGCCGGCCGCCGTGGAGGGCACCTCGAAGACGGCCTTCTCGGTTTCGAGTTCGATGAGCGGCTGGTCCACCGCGACGGTGTCACCGGTGCTCACCAGCACCTTCACCACATCACCGCTGTCGACGTTCTCGGAAATCTCGGGCAGCTTGATTTCGACGATCATGGAATTCTCCGGTTCAGACGTGAGCGGCGATTATGTCGCATATCGCGGCCCAGCGCAACGGTGGCGGTACCGGTCGGCCGCGCGGACGCGACACCGGCCCGACGCGATTTCCGCAGCGCGATTTCAAATGTTTCGCGCGAGGACCATGAGCGGAGGACCGGTGTCGCGTTCGCGCGCATGACCGCCCCCCGAATAGCCTGTTCGATCAACTGCTCGAGTACTTCTTCTCGATGGCCTTGACCTTGTCCAGGCGGCGGCGGTGGCGTTCGTCACCCGAGAAGCGCGCGTCGAGGAAGGCGCCCACCAGCTCCAGCGCCACGGACTCCCCCACCACACGCCCGCCCAGTACGAGAACATTGATGTCGTCGTGCTGCACACCCTGGTGCGCCGAGTAGTGGTCGTGACACAGCCCCGCGCGCACGCCCGGGATCTTGTTGGCCGCCACCGATGCACCCACACCGCTTCCACACAGGATGATACCGCGCTCGGCACGACGATCACGCACCGCAACACCCACCGCTTCCGCAAAATCCGGATAGTCGACGGCCGCGGTGCCGTTGGTGCCGAGATCCAGCACTTCGTGTTTCCCTTCCAGCAGAAACGCCTTGATGCGTTCCTTGAGCTCGAAGCCCGCGTGATCCGCCCCCAGTGCAACCTTCATCCTGCGCCCTCCTCGCTAATCCCCCAGCGCGATGCCCATGGCCCGCGCCGTGGTGATGAATCCCCCGTCGAGCGGAACCGTGCGCAGTCCGCTCACCGCCTCCGAAATGGGAACGTCCACGACATCGGCACCGGTGTACGAAACCATGCGGCCGAAACTCCCCTCGGCGATCAGCCGGACGGCGCGGGTGCCGAACATCGTGCACAGGGCGCGGTCCATATTGGTCGGGCTGCCGCCGCGCTGCAGGTGCCCGAGCACCACCGTGCGCGTTTCCTTGCCGGTACGCTTCGCGATCTCGTCCGCCACAATCAGGCCGATGCCGCCAAGGCGCTGCTCGCGATTGTCCTGGGCGGCTGCCACCGCATACTTGCCGTTCACCTCGCGCGCGCCCTCCGCGGCCACCACAATACTGAAGTGGCGGCCGGCCGACTCGCGCTCGTCGATCTTCGCGCACACGCTGTCCCAGGTGAACGGGATTTCCGGAATCAGGATCACGTCGGCACCGCCCGCAATCCCCGCGTAGATAGCAATCCATCCGGCATAGCGGCCCATCACCTCGAGCACCATCACGCGGTCATGGCTCTCGGCCGTGGTGTGCAGGCGATCCAGCGCGTCCATGGCACACGCCACGGCGGAGTCGAAACCGAAGGTCAGGGCGGTGCCGTTGAGGTCATTGTCGATCGTCTTGGGAACGCCCACCACCGGAATACCGTGTTCGTGCATCTGCTGTGCAACGGTAAGCGTGCCATCACCGCCGATCACCACCAGCGCGTGCATCCCCAGCTTGTCCATGCCGCGCCGGGTTGCTTCGAGCAGCTCGGCCGGCAGCCGGCGGATCTCGCCGGAGCCGGTCTTGGCGGCGAATCGGCCGCGGTTGGAGGTCCCCAGGATGGTGCCGCCGCGCGTGAGCAGGCCATCGAGATCGCGGTAGAAGAGCGGCATGATGCGCTGGGGTTCGACGAGGCCCTCGTACCCGCCGAGGATACCAATGGCCTGCCAGTCGTGACGGAGGGCGGCCTTGGCCACGGCGCGAATGACTGCGTTCAATCCGGGGCAGTCGCCCCCGCCGGTTACGATGCCGATCTTCTTCGTCATGGTGCGTTTGCGATCAGTCCAGGTATCCAGACTTCTCGCCCAGCTCCCCTTCGCTCTCTTCGCCGCGCGCACGGTCGCGTCCGAAGGTGGCGTCGAGACCGATCGCGAACGCCTTCTTCTCCGCGTCGCTCAGGCGCGCCTCCGGGTGCGCAACGAGGTAGATTCTCGGAGGCATCTTCCCCTCGAGAACCTCCTCGGCTGACTCATGGCCCTCGTCGTGCGAGACCACCGTGGACACGTTGAAATTGGCCCGCGCTTCGTCGACGTCGTGCTGCACCAGCCACGACACTGGCGCGACATGGCTGTACCATGGCCAGGTGGTGGCGTGACTGTGACAGTCGCCACACGCGCGCTCGAAGGTGGCCCGGGTCTCCACGCTGTTCCACTGCGGCTCGCGGGTGACGGGCGGGTTGGCGTGATTGCGGCCGTAGGGGACGAGCTGGATCAGAACGAATACGGCAACCAGCCCCAGAACGATTTTTCGAACCATAAACGCCCCCGTCTTCGTCCTAGTCCGAGTGCGGGTTGGGCTTTTCCGGGTCGATCCCGAAGTCGGCCACCGCGTCCTTGAGAAGCGACTTCTTCACGTGCCCGTCGCGCGCGAGCGCGCGCAACGCGGCCAGAACGATGTAGCGCGCATCCACTTCGAAGAAGTCGCGCAACCCGGCGCGATTGCTCGAGCGCCCGAAACCATCGGTGCCCAGGAAATCGAACTGCCCCGGTATCCAGCGCGCGATCGACGCCGGAAGCACCTTCATGTAGTCCGACGCCGCCACGTAGACGC contains:
- a CDS encoding branched-chain alpha-keto acid dehydrogenase subunit E2, which produces MIVEIKLPEISENVDSGDVVKVLVSTGDTVAVDQPLIELETEKAVFEVPSTAAGVVSEIRANVGDTIKVGDVIARIDTEAARGVTKAAPSAEKKPVTAPEKKAAQERAPGPPQPAASGEGENEDN
- the rpiB gene encoding ribose 5-phosphate isomerase B, with amino-acid sequence MKVALGADHAGFELKERIKAFLLEGKHEVLDLGTNGTAAVDYPDFAEAVGVAVRDRRAERGIILCGSGVGASVAANKIPGVRAGLCHDHYSAHQGVQHDDINVLVLGGRVVGESVALELVGAFLDARFSGDERHRRRLDKVKAIEKKYSSS
- a CDS encoding 6-phosphofructokinase; its protein translation is MTKKIGIVTGGGDCPGLNAVIRAVAKAALRHDWQAIGILGGYEGLVEPQRIMPLFYRDLDGLLTRGGTILGTSNRGRFAAKTGSGEIRRLPAELLEATRRGMDKLGMHALVVIGGDGTLTVAQQMHEHGIPVVGVPKTIDNDLNGTALTFGFDSAVACAMDALDRLHTTAESHDRVMVLEVMGRYAGWIAIYAGIAGGADVILIPEIPFTWDSVCAKIDERESAGRHFSIVVAAEGAREVNGKYAVAAAQDNREQRLGGIGLIVADEIAKRTGKETRTVVLGHLQRGGSPTNMDRALCTMFGTRAVRLIAEGSFGRMVSYTGADVVDVPISEAVSGLRTVPLDGGFITTARAMGIALGD
- a CDS encoding heme-binding domain-containing protein, whose amino-acid sequence is MVRKIVLGLVAVFVLIQLVPYGRNHANPPVTREPQWNSVETRATFERACGDCHSHATTWPWYSHVAPVSWLVQHDVDEARANFNVSTVVSHDEGHESAEEVLEGKMPPRIYLVAHPEARLSDAEKKAFAIGLDATFGRDRARGEESEGELGEKSGYLD